In the Candidatus Jidaibacter acanthamoeba genome, one interval contains:
- a CDS encoding AbrB/MazE/SpoVT family DNA-binding domain-containing protein, protein MQEIRTQIDIHGRVLIPAIIRKKMNLKPGDTLTLRATEEEIKMVSMKSVIREAQELIKKYKKPEGSLVDSFIKMRRQESQLEESRNHQTKDL, encoded by the coding sequence ATGCAAGAGATAAGAACCCAAATAGACATCCATGGTAGAGTATTAATACCTGCTATTATTAGAAAGAAAATGAATTTAAAACCGGGTGACACTTTAACATTACGTGCTACGGAAGAAGAAATCAAAATGGTTAGCATGAAATCAGTAATCAGAGAAGCTCAAGAGCTTATCAAAAAGTATAAAAAACCTGAAGGATCTCTAGTTGATAGTTTTATAAAAATGAGAAGGCAGGAATCTCAGCTTGAAGAATCAAGAAATCATCAAACTAAGGATTTATAA